In Candidatus Tachikawaea gelatinosa, a genomic segment contains:
- a CDS encoding haloacid dehalogenase-like hydrolase, translated as MFFSKEYILKKKLIFFDLDGTLHKQDMFRLFIFYLLIYRFWSILLVFIISPIIILTLLFSKKTARQPISLLLWAITFGCSKKRLLKFEQNFSYWFRKRIKPFPLVHNRLIQYLNKKNTAVWIISGSPESLIKKVYYDAKFFNKINLIGSKIEPFFFGYILTSRCIGLEKVSQLEKKIGKPLSLYSGYSDSKNDKPLLFYCKYKWKVTRNGNIKKNY; from the coding sequence ATGTTTTTTTCAAAGGAGTATATACTGAAAAAAAAATTAATTTTTTTTGATCTTGATGGAACTTTACATAAGCAAGATATGTTTAGACTATTTATTTTCTATTTATTAATATATAGATTTTGGAGTATATTATTAGTTTTTATAATATCACCGATTATTATTCTTACGTTATTGTTTTCAAAAAAAACAGCACGTCAACCAATAAGCTTATTATTATGGGCTATAACTTTTGGGTGTAGTAAAAAACGTTTATTAAAATTTGAACAAAATTTTTCATATTGGTTTCGTAAAAGAATTAAACCTTTTCCACTAGTACATAATAGACTTATTCAATATCTTAATAAAAAAAACACTGCAGTTTGGATTATTAGTGGATCACCAGAATCTTTAATAAAAAAAGTATATTATGATGCGAAATTTTTTAATAAAATAAATTTAATAGGTAGCAAAATAGAGCCATTTTTTTTTGGTTATATATTAACATCACGTTGTATTGGTTTAGAAAAAGTTTCACAATTAGAAAAAAAAATAGGAAAACCATTAAGTCTTTATAGTGGTTACAGCGATAGCAAAAATGATAAACCTTTATTGTTTTATTGTAAATATAAATGGAAAGTTACACGTAATGGTAATATCAAAAAAAATTATTAA